Genomic segment of Acidimicrobiales bacterium:
GCCCGGGCGCCGTGGTGCAGTGCCCGGTCGACTTCCTCGGCCCCCTCGCGGTCGCCGCTCCCTACGAGGCGAAGCGCCTGGTCGACATGCTGGCGAGCTGGGGCGTCAACCGGTTCTCGGTGCAATGGGACGGCCCGCAGGTCCACCCGCTGCTCGACCGGCTCGAGGAGTGGGGCCGCGACGCCAACATCGACGGCGTCCCCGACCTCGAGCAGTTCCTCCGGGCGGTGCTGCTGCTCCCCCGGTCGATCACCGCCGACGTCGAGTTCCCGGCGTGGCACTACTTCGGCCACTCGCTGGTGGCCTGACCCGCCGGAGCGGCGTCACCAGCCCCGGTCGGCCAGCTTCACCTCGAGGGTCTCGATCTCCTGGCCGCGCATCGCTTCGCCCAGGCCCCGGCTGACCTTGGCGAGGATCTCGGCGTCCTCGTAGTGGGCCGCCGCCTCGACGATGGCCTTGGCGCGGCGGGCGGGATCGTCGCTCTTGAAGATGCCGGAGCCGACGAACACCGCCTGGGCGCCCAGCTGCATCACGAGCGACGCGTCGGCCGGCGTGGCGATGCCGCCGGCGCAGAACAGCGGCACCGGCAGCTCGCCCGTCTCGGCGATCTCCTGCACCAGGGTGACCGGGGAGCGCAGCTGCTTGGCCCAGTCGTACAGCTCGGCGGAATCCGCCTGGGTGATCTTGCGGACGTCGCCCAGGATCGACCGCAGGTGCCGCACCGCCTCCACGATGTTGCCGGTGCCGGCCTCGCCCTTCGAGCGGATCATGGCGGCGCCCTCGCTGATCCGCCGCAGCGCCTCGCCCAGGTTGGTGGCGCCGCACACGAAGGGGATCGTGTAGGCCCACTTGTCGATGTGGTGGGCCTCGTCGGCCGGGGTGAGGACCTCGGACTCGTCGATGTAGTCGACCCCCAGCGCCTGCAGGATCTGGGCCTCGGCGAAGTGGCCGATGCGGGCCTTGGCCATCACGGGCACGGTCACCACGGCCTTGATGCCCTCGATCAGCTCCGGGTCGCTCATGCGGGCGACGCCGCCGTCGCGCCGGATGTCGGCGGGCACCCGCTCCAGCGCCATCACGGCCACCGCTCCGGCGTCCTCGGCGATCTTGGCGTGGTCGGCGGTGACCACGTCCATGATCACCCCGCCCTTGAGCATCTCGGCGAGGCCTCGCTTGACGCGGGTCGTGCCGGTGTCGTGCGAGGAAGGGGAGGTGGGGGATGCGGCGCCGCTCATGGCCTGCAGTCTACGAGCGGCCCTGGTCAGGCCCCATGTCGTTTTGTGCCCCCGGCAGGGCTTCGCCGCCGGCGGCGACGTCAACGCCTCGTCGGCACCCGCTGCGAACAGCAGCGACGGCTCACATCTCGCGCAGGAGTGCTATTCGTTCCTCGATCGGAGGGTGGGTGGCGAAGAGGCGGTTGATGCGCGACATCCGGCCCTCGGCGGGCGTCTGGGCGGCCGGCTCCTCGATCCACAGGTGCGACGTGGCGTGGCTGGTCGAGTGGACGACCGTGGAGTCGTCGCGCAGCTTCTCCAGCGCCGAGATCAGCCCCGGCGGGTAGCGGGTCATCTCGATGCCCGACACGTCGGCCAGCGTCTCCCGCCGCCGCCCGATGGCCAGCCGCATGAGCTGGGCGATCAGCGGCGACAGCGCCAGCAGCACCACGCCGACGATGGCCAGCGGGGCGAACCCGCCGCCGCCCCGGTCGTTGTCGAAGTCGCGGTGCGAGTTGCGGCCCATCCCCCACCACATGGCCCGGATGCCGATGTCGGCCAGCACGGCGACGACGCCCACCATCGTCACGGCCAGCGTCGATACGAGGATGTCGTAGTTCTTGATGTGCGACAGCTCGTGGGCCAGCACGCCCTCGAGCTCGACGCGGTTCATCTTCTCCAGCAGGCCGGTGGTCACGGCGACCGCAGCGTGCTGGGGGTCGCGGCCCGTGGCGAAGGCGTTGGGCGCCGGGTCGTCGACCACGTAGAGCCGGGGCTTCGGGATGCCGCCGGCGATGCAGAGGCCCTCGACGATGTTGTGGTAGCGGGCGTACTCCTCGACCGACGCCGGCTTGGCCCGGCTGATGGCGAGGGCCACGCTGTCGGACTTCCAGTAGCCGACGAAGGCGGCGCCACCGGCGATGAGCAGGGCGAGCACTATGCCGATGGGCCCGCCGAGGCCGATGAGGTAGGTGAGGACCGCGGCGATGAGCGCCACGAACAGCACGAAGCCGGCGATGAGCAGCCAGCTACGGCGTTTGTTGGAGGTGACCTGGTCGTACACGGAGCGTCAGGTCGTCGATCAGAACTGCACGTTGACGGGGCCGCGCTCTTCGTCCTCGGCCTGGAAGTACTCCCGCTCCGCGAACTTGAAGCTGTTGGCCAGGATGTTCGAGGGGAAGCTCTGGATCTTGGTGTTGTAGCGGTACACGGTGTCGTTGTAGAACTGCCGCGCGTAGGCGATGCGGCCCTCGGTGCCGGTCAGCTCCTCCTGCAGCTGCAGGAAGTTCGTGTTGGCCTTCAGGTCCGGGTAGGCCTCGGACAGGGCGAACAGCGACTTCAGCGCTCCGCTCAGCATGTTCTCGGCCTGCGCCTGCTCCTGCACGCCGCTGGCGCCCATGCCGGCGTTGCGGGCGGTGATCACCCGCTCCAGCGTCTCCTTCTCGTGCGAGGCGTAGCCCTTCACGGTCTCGACGAGGTTGGGGATCAGGTCGTAGCGGCGCTTGAGCTGCACGTCGATCTGTGCCCAGGCGTTCTCGATGCGGTTCCTCAGCGAGACCAGGCCGTTATAGGTGACCAGGACGTACCCGCCGATGAGCACCACGAGTATGACCAGGACGATCAGAGCGACTATCACGGCGCTGATCCTAGGTCGTCCGGCCGGCGGGTCAGACGACGGGGTCAGACGACGGCTCAGACGATGCGGGCGTAGCGCTCGACGTAGGCGTCGGCGAGGGCGGTCATCGAGAACCGTTGCGCCTGGCGCTCGCCGGCGACCACGAGGCCGGTGCGCAGCGTCGGATCGCCCAGCACCCGGGTGAGCACCGCGCCGAGGGCCTCGGCGTCGCCGGGGGGCGCGAGCAGGGCGTCGACCCCGTCGGTGGCGACGTTGCGGTAGCCGTCCAGCGCCGACGCCACCACCGCCGCGCCCGCCGCCATCGCCTCCAGCAGCACCACGCCGAACGACTCGCCCCGCAGCGAGGGGGCGCAGAACACGTCGGCCCCGGCCAGGCGCGACGCCACCTCGTCGTCGGTCAGGCGGCCCAGCCACTCGATGCGGGGGTCGGCGCTGTACTGGACCTTCAGGGTCTCGGTGACGGGGCCGGTGCCACCGACCCACACGCGCACGTCGGTGGGCAGCAGCCGCAGGGCGTCGAGCAGCACGGCCAGGCCCTTGCGCTCCTCGTGGCGGCCGATGAAGAAGATGGTGGGCCCCTCGCTGGGGTGGGGCTCGGCCTTGGCGAAGCGTTCGACCTCGATGCCGTTGAACAGCAGGTCGTACTCGCCGCCGGCGGCCCGACGAGCGGTGTCGCGGGCCTCGGGCGAGACCGCGCAGCGCAGGTCGAGGCGCCGGGCCAGCCAGCGCACCGCCGGTTTGGCGATCGTGTAGGCGGCGCTGTCGCCCGAGCGGTGGAAGGTGCCGACGATCGGGGCGTTGCGGAACAGCAGCGCCGTCATCGTCGGGCCGGGGCACAGGGGCTCGTGCAGGTGGACGACGTCGAAGGCCTCGTCGCGCAGGGCCCGGATGGTGCGGAGCTGGGCGGCGGGGTCGGGCGCCAGCGGGGCGACGGACCCGTTCGAGGCCGTCGGCACGCTCTTGCCCAACGGCGTGACCCCGGCGTCGGGCGGCGGTCCGTCGCAGGGCGCGAGCACCCGGGCGTCGTGTCCGCTCACGCGGAGGCTGCGGGCCAGGGCCAGCACCTGGCTCTGCACGCCCCCGGGGATCGTGAGGCTGTAGGGGCAGACGAGCCCGATGCGCACGCCCGCACAGTAGTGGCACACGCCCCGCCACCCCCGTCTGTCTGCCTGACGTGGGTCTCAGCGGTGGCGGTGGAAGGTGACGAAGAAGCCGTAGGCGTCGCCGTCGGGGTCGTCGGCCCGTTCGCTGAGCTCCACCACCAGCGCCTGGATCCGCTCCTGTAGCTCCGCCAGCGACGCCTCGTTCAGCTTCACGCCCAGGCGGGCGTACTCGAGGACGTCACCGGGTTCGGTGTCGGCCAGCTCGCCGCGCAGGGCGTCGAGGACGGCGAGGCCGCCCGTCGCCTGGTCCTCGGGCCGGCTGACCCGCAGCACCCACGACTTCCCGGTCGCCCGGTACGGCTTCTCCAGCGCCCCCCGGCTACCGCTGCGGACGGCGTCCTCGGCCAGGAACCCCGTGCTCAGCAGGAGCCGCACGTGGTGGAGGGTGGTGGCGGGGTCGGCGTGGAGCCGGTCGGCGATCTGCTTGTTGGTCAGCGCCTCGTGGAGGCACAACCGCAGGATCCGCAGCCGCAGCGGGTGGGCCATCGCCTTGAACTCCTCGGCGGTGGCCTCCTGCCCGGGGCCTAGCGGGTCTGACATCGACGTGATACTAATCGATTGACAATTCCCAATCACTCGCGGACCATGGGGGCGCATGACCGTGGGGCGCTGGAGCAGTTACAACAAGCTGCTGATCTCGTCGGGTCTCTCGAACCTGGCCGACGGCGTCTTCCAGATCGCGCTCCCCCTGGTCACACTGGGTGTCACCCGTGACCCCGCGGCCTTCGCCACCGTCACGGTCGCCCTGCGCCTCCCCTGGCTCTTCTTCGCCCTGCCCGCCGGTGCCCTGGCCGACCGCCTCGACCGCCGCCGCACGATGTTCCGGGTGAACCTGGTCCGGGCCAGCCTCATCGGCGGGCTGGCGCTCGCCCTGGCCACCGGCACCGAGACGCTGTGGCTGCTGTGCCTCGTCGGCCTGGCCCTCGGCGTCGGCGAGACGCTGTTCGACACGGCCGCCCAGTCGATCCTGCCCGGCATGGTCGACGCCGACGACCTGTCCCGGGCCAACGGCAACCTCTACGCCGTCGAGCTCACGATGAACCAGTTCGTCGGGCCGCTCCTCGGCGGCATCGTCGTCGGGCTGACGGCGACCGGGGCGCTGACCGGCAGCGCCGCCGCCTACCTGTGCGCCGCCGCGGCCCTCGCCCTCATCGCCGGCTCGTTCCGACCGGAGCGCACCGGTCCGCCCACCCGGATCCGCCACGACGTGATCGAGGGCGCCCGCTACCTCTTCTCCCACCGGCTGCTGCGCACGATGGCGCTGCTCACCGGCATCTCGAACCTCACGAGCACGGCCATGCTCACCGTGCTGCCGCTCTACGCCGTCGAGCCCGGGCCGATGGGCCTGTCCGAGGCCGACTACGGCATCCTGCTGACGGCGGCTGCGGCCGGTGCGTTCGCCGGCAGCTTCGTCGCTCCGGTGGTGGAACGGGCCATCGGGCGGGCGCGGGCGATGCTCATCGCGTACGTGCTGTTCTGCGTCGCCGCCGCGGCGCCAGGGCTCAGCGCGTCGGTGGCGCTGGTCGGGGCCGCCTCCGCGCTGGGAGGCTCGGGG
This window contains:
- the pdxS gene encoding pyridoxal 5'-phosphate synthase lyase subunit PdxS, producing the protein MSGAASPTSPSSHDTGTTRVKRGLAEMLKGGVIMDVVTADHAKIAEDAGAVAVMALERVPADIRRDGGVARMSDPELIEGIKAVVTVPVMAKARIGHFAEAQILQALGVDYIDESEVLTPADEAHHIDKWAYTIPFVCGATNLGEALRRISEGAAMIRSKGEAGTGNIVEAVRHLRSILGDVRKITQADSAELYDWAKQLRSPVTLVQEIAETGELPVPLFCAGGIATPADASLVMQLGAQAVFVGSGIFKSDDPARRAKAIVEAAAHYEDAEILAKVSRGLGEAMRGQEIETLEVKLADRGW
- a CDS encoding M48 family metalloprotease: MYDQVTSNKRRSWLLIAGFVLFVALIAAVLTYLIGLGGPIGIVLALLIAGGAAFVGYWKSDSVALAISRAKPASVEEYARYHNIVEGLCIAGGIPKPRLYVVDDPAPNAFATGRDPQHAAVAVTTGLLEKMNRVELEGVLAHELSHIKNYDILVSTLAVTMVGVVAVLADIGIRAMWWGMGRNSHRDFDNDRGGGGFAPLAIVGVVLLALSPLIAQLMRLAIGRRRETLADVSGIEMTRYPPGLISALEKLRDDSTVVHSTSHATSHLWIEEPAAQTPAEGRMSRINRLFATHPPIEERIALLREM
- a CDS encoding LemA family protein, giving the protein MIVALIVLVILVVLIGGYVLVTYNGLVSLRNRIENAWAQIDVQLKRRYDLIPNLVETVKGYASHEKETLERVITARNAGMGASGVQEQAQAENMLSGALKSLFALSEAYPDLKANTNFLQLQEELTGTEGRIAYARQFYNDTVYRYNTKIQSFPSNILANSFKFAEREYFQAEDEERGPVNVQF
- a CDS encoding glycosyltransferase family 4 protein, encoding MRIGLVCPYSLTIPGGVQSQVLALARSLRVSGHDARVLAPCDGPPPDAGVTPLGKSVPTASNGSVAPLAPDPAAQLRTIRALRDEAFDVVHLHEPLCPGPTMTALLFRNAPIVGTFHRSGDSAAYTIAKPAVRWLARRLDLRCAVSPEARDTARRAAGGEYDLLFNGIEVERFAKAEPHPSEGPTIFFIGRHEERKGLAVLLDALRLLPTDVRVWVGGTGPVTETLKVQYSADPRIEWLGRLTDDEVASRLAGADVFCAPSLRGESFGVVLLEAMAAGAAVVASALDGYRNVATDGVDALLAPPGDAEALGAVLTRVLGDPTLRTGLVVAGERQAQRFSMTALADAYVERYARIV
- a CDS encoding helix-turn-helix domain-containing protein — encoded protein: MSDPLGPGQEATAEEFKAMAHPLRLRILRLCLHEALTNKQIADRLHADPATTLHHVRLLLSTGFLAEDAVRSGSRGALEKPYRATGKSWVLRVSRPEDQATGGLAVLDALRGELADTEPGDVLEYARLGVKLNEASLAELQERIQALVVELSERADDPDGDAYGFFVTFHRHR
- a CDS encoding MFS transporter, with translation MTVGRWSSYNKLLISSGLSNLADGVFQIALPLVTLGVTRDPAAFATVTVALRLPWLFFALPAGALADRLDRRRTMFRVNLVRASLIGGLALALATGTETLWLLCLVGLALGVGETLFDTAAQSILPGMVDADDLSRANGNLYAVELTMNQFVGPLLGGIVVGLTATGALTGSAAAYLCAAAALALIAGSFRPERTGPPTRIRHDVIEGARYLFSHRLLRTMALLTGISNLTSTAMLTVLPLYAVEPGPMGLSEADYGILLTAAAAGAFAGSFVAPVVERAIGRARAMLIAYVLFCVAAAAPGLSASVALVGAASALGGSGAIVWNVITVSLRQRIAPDHLLGRVNAGYRLLAWGSMPLGALLAGILGDVFGVRAVFLIAGGGALLALPLLLTIVTESAIQAAEHPDDAPTDTGADTLVDEPSR